The following are encoded together in the Planctobacterium marinum genome:
- a CDS encoding glycoside hydrolase family 25 protein produces the protein MPQKQPRSSTINSGIAIVIVLVLLLAVVLARPLLVTSGASVGKPEHNSHPAGNTRVVEGIDVSHDQGEVNWSQVVGSGIQFVYHKATDGITWRDPMFDKNLQSLSALKVDIGAYHFFEAEDDPQKQAQNFLNTIKGKPLTLAPMVDVETTKNQTSGQIKQRLKTWLEVVQKATGCTPIIYSYKDFWQDNIDPQFNYYPFWLADYSATMDAPEGVENLIIWQYSETGQVPGIRGNVDRDRLLSGESGMTALRCTHEGQKDD, from the coding sequence GTGCCACAGAAACAGCCAAGGTCATCAACAATAAATAGCGGGATAGCCATTGTTATAGTCCTGGTATTATTACTGGCAGTTGTATTAGCTCGCCCCTTGCTGGTGACTTCGGGAGCCTCAGTTGGAAAACCGGAACACAACAGTCATCCTGCCGGTAATACGAGAGTTGTGGAGGGCATTGATGTGTCTCATGACCAAGGGGAGGTTAATTGGAGTCAGGTGGTTGGCAGTGGTATACAGTTTGTGTATCACAAGGCCACTGATGGCATCACCTGGCGAGATCCAATGTTCGATAAAAACTTGCAATCATTAAGCGCTTTAAAAGTTGATATTGGCGCTTATCACTTTTTTGAAGCTGAGGATGACCCGCAGAAACAAGCGCAAAATTTTTTAAACACCATTAAAGGCAAACCTTTGACCTTGGCCCCCATGGTGGATGTGGAAACCACTAAAAACCAAACAAGCGGCCAAATTAAGCAGCGTTTGAAAACCTGGTTAGAGGTGGTGCAGAAAGCCACCGGGTGCACACCCATCATTTATTCCTATAAGGATTTTTGGCAGGATAATATCGACCCACAATTTAATTACTATCCCTTTTGGCTGGCGGATTATAGTGCCACGATGGATGCTCCTGAAGGCGTCGAAAACCTGATCATTTGGCAATACAGTGAAACCGGTCAGGTACCGGGCATTAGAGGTAATGTGGACCGAGACCGATTGCTTAGCGGTGAGTCTGGAATGACTGCGCTACGTTGTACCCATGAGGGGCAAAAAGATGACTAA
- a CDS encoding sigma-54-dependent transcriptional regulator codes for MNNRILIVDDDEDILVASKLLLKRHFDEVVICNRPEQIPQLMAQAQPAFDVILLDMNFGPGESSCEQGFSWLRQILEIDPQAVVILITAHGAINLAVEAMKQGATDFVAKPWQNEKLLATVSAACQLRQTRMEATQLKQTNKALSAAIAGSEAHPMLGRSKALEKVKQIVSKAAATNANMLLLGENGTGKEMLARTIHANSLRADNVFMSIDLGAVPENLFESELFGHKKGAFTDAREDRVGKIQAANGGTLFLDEIGNLPLHLQTRLLTVLEQRKVVPLGSNEPIGVDIRLISATNLSVEKLQDEQYFRQDLLFRLNTVEITLPPLRERKEDIEEIAQHYLALFVRKYQKAGLKLSPESTATLLDYHWPGNVRELKHALERAVILSDTKHLNIQDFQLQKTLPDNHSSTMQEQDLNLERMEKQVIQQALRKHKYNISHAAKALGLTRAALYRRMEKHDL; via the coding sequence GTGAACAACAGAATTTTAATTGTAGATGATGATGAAGATATTCTTGTAGCCAGCAAATTATTACTCAAAAGGCATTTTGATGAAGTGGTGATATGCAATCGACCTGAGCAGATCCCACAATTGATGGCACAAGCTCAACCCGCCTTTGATGTGATTTTATTGGATATGAATTTTGGTCCGGGTGAAAGCAGCTGCGAGCAAGGTTTTAGTTGGTTGCGGCAAATTCTGGAGATCGATCCTCAAGCCGTCGTTATCCTTATTACGGCCCACGGTGCCATCAACCTCGCTGTAGAAGCGATGAAGCAAGGGGCTACCGATTTTGTAGCCAAACCCTGGCAAAATGAAAAGTTATTAGCCACTGTTTCAGCGGCATGTCAGTTACGACAAACACGTATGGAAGCAACGCAACTCAAACAAACCAATAAAGCGTTGAGTGCCGCTATTGCGGGTAGCGAAGCGCACCCTATGTTAGGGCGTTCAAAAGCACTGGAGAAGGTTAAACAAATTGTATCAAAAGCGGCGGCCACTAACGCCAATATGCTGCTGTTAGGTGAAAATGGTACAGGTAAAGAAATGTTAGCTCGGACTATTCACGCCAATAGTCTGCGGGCAGACAATGTTTTTATGAGTATAGATTTAGGTGCAGTGCCGGAAAATCTGTTTGAAAGTGAGCTATTCGGGCATAAAAAAGGGGCTTTTACCGACGCCAGAGAAGATCGTGTCGGAAAAATACAGGCAGCCAACGGGGGGACCCTGTTTTTGGATGAAATCGGTAATTTACCATTGCATTTACAAACCCGACTGTTAACCGTATTGGAACAACGAAAAGTCGTACCGCTTGGCAGTAATGAACCTATAGGGGTGGATATTCGTCTGATTTCTGCCACTAACCTGAGCGTCGAGAAATTACAGGATGAGCAGTATTTTCGACAAGATTTGTTATTTCGACTCAATACAGTAGAGATAACCCTGCCACCTTTACGAGAACGCAAAGAAGATATCGAAGAAATTGCCCAGCACTACCTGGCGCTGTTCGTCCGGAAATATCAAAAAGCGGGCTTAAAATTATCACCTGAAAGTACAGCAACTTTGCTGGATTACCATTGGCCTGGCAATGTGCGAGAGTTAAAGCATGCCTTGGAAAGAGCCGTCATATTAAGCGATACAAAGCATCTGAATATTCAGGACTTTCAACTGCAAAAAACTTTGCCGGACAATCATAGCTCGACTATGCAGGAGCAGGATTTGAATCTTGAGCGCATGGAAAAACAGGTGATTCAGCAAGCTTTGCGCAAGCATAAATACAATATTTCTCATGCAGCCAAGGCACTGGGTTTAACCCGGGCCGCACTGTATCGTAGGATGGAAAAACATGATCTTTAA
- a CDS encoding ABC transporter ATP-binding protein: MIKLNNISRVYQSNDIETTALDQVNLDIEHGEFVAIMGPSGCGKSTLLNILGMLDSPSSGEYHFLDQEISGFKESQLSAIRKHNIGFIFQSFNLVDELSVQENIELALLYHDIPAHERRDRVLQVMDKVGIAHRANHMPGQLSGGQQQRVAVARAVVGDQAMILADEPTGNLDSAHGQEVMEMLQQLNVEGTTIVMVTHSAAHADYATRTINLFDGKVVTESVKAA; this comes from the coding sequence ATGATTAAGCTAAACAATATTTCCAGGGTTTATCAGTCCAATGATATCGAGACAACCGCGCTTGATCAGGTGAACCTGGACATAGAACACGGTGAGTTTGTTGCCATTATGGGCCCATCAGGTTGTGGTAAATCTACTCTGCTCAATATTCTGGGTATGTTGGACAGTCCCAGCAGTGGTGAATACCACTTCCTGGATCAGGAAATTTCCGGGTTCAAAGAAAGTCAGCTAAGCGCTATCCGCAAACACAATATTGGTTTTATTTTTCAAAGCTTTAACCTGGTGGATGAGCTATCAGTACAGGAAAACATCGAATTAGCCCTACTCTATCACGATATTCCTGCCCATGAACGTCGCGACAGAGTCTTGCAAGTGATGGACAAAGTGGGTATTGCCCATCGCGCTAATCACATGCCCGGACAGCTATCCGGTGGACAGCAACAGCGAGTTGCAGTGGCCCGCGCCGTGGTAGGCGACCAGGCGATGATCCTGGCTGATGAACCCACAGGAAACCTGGACAGTGCCCATGGCCAGGAAGTGATGGAAATGCTGCAACAATTGAACGTGGAAGGTACCACTATTGTGATGGTAACCCACAGTGCCGCACACGCCGATTACGCCACACGTACCATTAATTTATTCGATGGCAAAGTAGTCACCGAAAGCGTCAAAGCAGCCTGA
- a CDS encoding sensor histidine kinase: MIFKRYSSQLFLRVLLLATSLYAFAHLLLLQGFIVTQWVLGGLILLQFWGMQQQITRTNLQIARFLQALRYRDFSARFDFEGYGDGFEELGREITETIQQEQQRRELQEQTTQRLKSVIEQVPVPLLSIHSDGRLTLWNNAVRRLFNSSSLTRIEDLERFGSEFLQVMQSISGPQRRLVKFVADGIEHQLSISVREVIHSGNRDRVISLQDIASELEKTQIDAWQDLVKVLTHEIINSITPISSLASTADSILAELPKDMSGDDLDDARQAISTVAKRCEGLQSFVNSYRSITHLPAPVKKPVKIVPLLTRVQSLFAQQWQEQHILFNLEASDPELEVSADPQMLEQLFINLFQNAEQAKPGQETPLNLTVRVALNKRSKLVISVCDDGSGIAPEIKDKIFVPFFTTKKSGSGVGLALARQIMLVHGGNIRLEEPRGQGAEFTLIFP, translated from the coding sequence ATGATCTTTAAGCGCTATTCCAGTCAACTTTTTTTGCGGGTGCTACTGCTGGCAACCAGCCTGTATGCCTTTGCACATTTATTGCTGTTGCAAGGCTTTATAGTCACGCAGTGGGTACTGGGTGGCCTGATTTTGTTGCAGTTCTGGGGGATGCAGCAGCAGATTACCAGAACGAACCTGCAGATTGCGCGATTTTTACAGGCCTTGCGCTACCGTGATTTTTCGGCGCGATTCGATTTTGAGGGCTACGGTGACGGATTTGAGGAACTAGGCAGGGAGATTACAGAAACCATTCAACAGGAACAACAACGACGAGAGTTGCAGGAGCAAACCACTCAACGTTTGAAGTCAGTTATTGAACAGGTACCTGTGCCACTTTTGAGCATTCATTCCGATGGGCGTTTGACCTTATGGAATAATGCTGTCCGGCGGTTGTTTAACAGTAGCAGCCTCACTCGTATAGAGGATCTTGAGCGATTTGGCTCTGAATTTTTACAAGTGATGCAATCCATATCTGGTCCGCAGCGCCGTTTGGTTAAGTTTGTTGCTGATGGTATTGAGCATCAACTGAGTATCTCAGTGCGGGAGGTGATACACAGTGGCAACCGCGATAGAGTGATTTCGCTACAAGATATTGCCTCAGAGCTGGAAAAGACCCAAATAGATGCATGGCAAGATTTGGTTAAAGTACTGACCCATGAAATTATTAACAGCATTACGCCAATATCCAGCCTCGCCAGCACGGCAGATAGTATCCTGGCGGAGTTACCAAAAGACATGTCAGGGGATGATCTTGACGATGCCAGGCAGGCCATTTCCACGGTGGCTAAACGCTGCGAAGGATTGCAGAGTTTTGTCAATAGTTATCGCAGCATAACCCACTTACCTGCGCCGGTTAAAAAGCCGGTTAAGATTGTGCCGTTACTCACCCGAGTACAAAGCTTGTTTGCACAGCAGTGGCAGGAACAGCATATCTTGTTTAATCTGGAGGCGTCAGACCCAGAATTAGAAGTCAGCGCCGATCCGCAAATGTTAGAGCAGTTGTTTATCAATCTATTTCAAAATGCCGAACAGGCGAAACCGGGACAAGAAACGCCCTTGAACCTGACGGTGAGAGTTGCATTGAACAAACGCAGCAAGCTGGTGATCAGTGTTTGCGATGATGGTTCAGGTATTGCCCCGGAGATAAAAGATAAAATCTTTGTGCCTTTCTTTACTACCAAAAAATCTGGCTCTGGTGTCGGCCTGGCGCTTGCCCGACAAATCATGCTGGTGCACGGTGGTAACATTCGGCTGGAGGAGCCACGGGGGCAAGGTGCCGAATTCACACTGATTTTTCCTTGA
- a CDS encoding efflux RND transporter periplasmic adaptor subunit, whose amino-acid sequence MDKKIVASGAPWKKALVIACAAILVAALVWGLSQTGERALSVDTNRLNIATVERGIFEDFIPLRGRVTPAKTVFLDAIEGGRVEAIFVEDGATLKAGDMIARLSNTSLQLSVTSNEALVAEQLNNMRSIELQLEQNRLQHKRNLLDLNHQIRLLSRQLAHEQELLNNNLIAKNQVDDTRDTLAWYTDTLTVSLESQRTDELMQQQQLAFLKSTGEQLEKALQISRQNLENMNIRAPVAGKLSGFDAEIGQSIARGGRLGQIDTPDDFKVSAFIDEFYLGRVDLEQKASLSRNNQNFSLSISKIYPQVRNGQFEVDLQFDDQKPGDIRRGQTLQTRLQLSDAEPAILIPNAAFFQDTGGNWIFVVSQDGSEAVKRNIRTGRRNNQYIEVISGLAADERVIVSSYGEYQQIERLNLNL is encoded by the coding sequence ATGGACAAAAAGATCGTCGCCAGTGGCGCACCATGGAAGAAAGCGCTTGTAATTGCTTGTGCTGCAATCCTTGTGGCAGCTCTCGTATGGGGGCTTAGCCAAACCGGGGAACGGGCTTTGTCGGTGGACACAAATCGCCTTAACATAGCAACCGTAGAACGCGGTATTTTCGAGGATTTTATCCCCTTGCGCGGCCGCGTCACCCCCGCCAAAACGGTTTTCCTGGACGCCATTGAGGGTGGCCGGGTTGAAGCTATTTTTGTTGAGGACGGGGCCACTTTAAAGGCTGGCGACATGATTGCTCGTTTGTCTAATACTTCTCTGCAGCTCAGTGTTACCAGTAATGAAGCCCTGGTAGCGGAACAACTCAACAACATGCGCTCCATCGAACTGCAACTGGAGCAAAATCGTCTGCAACACAAACGCAATTTGTTAGATCTCAATCATCAAATTCGCTTGCTCTCTCGCCAACTAGCTCATGAACAAGAGTTACTAAACAACAATCTGATAGCCAAAAATCAGGTGGACGACACCAGAGACACGCTTGCCTGGTACACCGACACCTTAACGGTTTCCCTGGAGAGCCAGCGCACCGATGAACTGATGCAGCAACAACAATTGGCGTTTCTCAAATCCACCGGTGAGCAACTGGAAAAAGCACTGCAAATTTCCCGACAAAATCTGGAAAACATGAATATCCGCGCGCCAGTGGCTGGCAAACTCTCCGGCTTCGATGCTGAAATAGGCCAGAGTATCGCCCGAGGGGGACGCTTGGGACAGATTGATACACCGGATGACTTCAAGGTAAGTGCTTTTATCGACGAGTTTTATCTGGGCCGAGTAGATCTGGAGCAAAAAGCCTCCTTATCTCGCAACAATCAAAACTTTTCGCTAAGCATCAGTAAAATTTATCCGCAAGTGCGCAATGGACAATTTGAAGTGGACTTGCAATTTGATGACCAGAAACCAGGTGATATTCGCCGCGGGCAAACCCTGCAAACCAGGCTGCAGCTAAGTGATGCCGAGCCCGCCATTTTGATCCCCAACGCCGCGTTTTTTCAGGATACCGGTGGCAACTGGATATTCGTTGTATCGCAAGACGGTAGCGAAGCGGTAAAGCGCAATATCAGAACAGGTCGACGTAACAATCAATACATTGAAGTCATTTCTGGCCTGGCGGCAGATGAACGCGTCATTGTCTCTTCTTATGGCGAATACCAGCAAATAGAACGACTCAATCTTAACCTATAA